The following proteins come from a genomic window of Lolium rigidum isolate FL_2022 chromosome 5, APGP_CSIRO_Lrig_0.1, whole genome shotgun sequence:
- the LOC124656083 gene encoding uncharacterized protein LOC124656083, whose amino-acid sequence MILPDDTEDPQDEIPLAERLNSIVLMTHNQDAERHTLKDRETLKENSETLKDFLPTWTRKGRRKVVLRKVADKAFSDAETVLVTAVDEPSCGSVSKNEHCKGQVSDSVMMHDDNNISSEHGDVEGAVSTGSNKGIGPAIAVDVHPDLQDMLAISDDELDDIFGKDTEVTAMYLKLSRLAVTINNSDQPYEERHVFTVSRDEQEGTKLKDIMAGNNCDYELATVQSDTTRVINVKTNVDVLEGSIDEMQTDNVTKEQDQRAKVDRKNSTVLEENYGASSDGLANGNGELVTKLISTDTLYYVTPFERVKDAKIRDSRVTNAVQGVFQPRREVGTKELIREVSEAREAEKVELEAIVDRLKQQLVALEGAGTKRS is encoded by the exons ATGATTCTGCCTGATGATACAGAGGATCCACAGGACGAGATTCCGCTAGCGGAGAGGCTCAATAGCATCGTTCTAATGACACATAACCAGGATGCGGAGAGGCATACCTTGAAAGACAGGGAGACTCTCAAAGAGAATTCAGAAACTCTCAAGGATTTTCTGCCAACATGGACAAGGAAAGGTAGACGTAAGGTAGTTTTGCGCAAAGTTGCTGACAAAGCTTTTTCTGATGCAGAGACAGTCTTGGTGACTGCAGTTGATGAACCATCCTGTGGgtctgtttccaagaatgaacatTGTAAAGGTCAAGTATCAGACTCTgttatgatgcatgatgacaacAATATCAGCTCTGAACATGGTGACGTTGAGGGTGCAGTGAGCACTGGCAGCAACAAAGGCATTGGACCTGCAATTGCAGTTGATGTGCATCCAGATCTTCAAGATATGTTAGCGATCAGTGATGATGAGTTGGATGATATATTCGGAAAGGATACCGAGGTCACTGCAATGTACCTGAAATTATCCAGGTTGGCGGTGACCATAAACAACTCAGATCAGCCATATGAGGAACGACACGTGTTCACAGTAAGTAGAGATGAGCAGGAGGGCACAAAATTGAAGGATAtcatggcgggaaacaattgtgaTTATGAGCTTGCTACTGTCCAAAGTGATACAACTCGTGTCATCAATGTTAAGACCAATGTTGATGTCTTAGAAGGATCCATTGATGAAATGCAGACGGACAATGTTACAAAAGAGCAAGATCAGAGAGCGAAGGTGGACAGAAAAAACTCTACTGTCTTGGAAG AAAACTATGGTGCATCTTCTGATGGCCTAGCAAATGGAAATGGTGAGCTGGTGACAAAATTAATTTCTACTGATACACTCTACTATGTTACACCATTTGAGCGGGTGAAAGATGCTAAGATCAGAGATTCAAGAGTCACAAATGCAGTTCAAGGAGTTTTTCAGCCAAGACGTGAAGTTGGAACAAAGGAACTGATTAGAGAGGTGTCCGAAGCTCGAGAAGCAGAGAAGGTTGAGTTGGAGGCAATAGTTGATCGTTTGAAGCAGCAGCTTGTGGCGCTAGAAGGTGCAGGGACAAAAAGAAGCTAG